GCAAGGTATTTTCCTGCAGGGCATTATTCATACACAGGTTCTGCCAGGGGTACGGGCGGGTTTGCCAGGGTGATACGACACCTGGGCGTGGCAGCCGGCAACAATTCTACCCGACACTGGCATATTGATTACCTGTTACCCCATACCAGGCCAAAAGGGCTGGTGCTTAGCTGCGGAGATAGTGACATTGAATGTGACATCTCAAAAGCTATCGGGCATATAACGCGGACAGTGAATGGTTTCGGATGTTCCGACTGCAGATGCATTGCTCATCTGCATTTTGAAAAAGATTTTGAAAAGCTGTTCAATATAGTGACAGATGCACATAAAATAATAAATACCATTCACAAAGTTTATTCCTTTTAACAATAATACCTATTGTGGTTACTATGAATAACATTTTGCGCAGAGGTCGACTCAACAAAGATGACCCAATCGTGCTCAGTTATCTTTCCTCCATGGATACAGACAGGCACATATTCACGGCTGACCTGCTGGTAGACACGGCACATGTAATAATGCTGGCAGAGACTGGGATTATATCCAGGGATGAATGCACTCGTATCCTTAAAGGACTGGAAAGCATCAAGGAAGAAGGTTTCGATAAACTTGACACTTCCTATGAAGATATCCATATTTCCATTGAAGCAAAGCTTATCGAAATGGTTGGCGAGGAAACAGGTGGGCGTATGCATTCAGCACGCTCGCGTAATGATGAGGTCGCTACATGTATCCGACTGGTCCTGAGAAATGAACTGCTTACCCTGTTGCACAATCTCATATCCTTCCGGAAAACAATTCTGGAAATTGCACTTGAGAACAGGGAAACCCTGATACCTGGTTTCACACACCTGCAACATGCCCAGCCCACCACTCTTGCCCACCACCTGCTCGCTCATCATGATGCCCTGGCCAGGGACTGCCAGAGAGTTATCGGGGCATACATTCGTACGAACATGTCCCCCCTTGGCTCGGCGGCTTTCGCATCAACCGGATTTGATATCGACCGTGAACGTACCCGCGAACTTCTCGGATTCCACGGCCTGGTCGAGAACTCAATGGATGCAGTAAGCACACGTGACTTTATCGTGGAATCAATTTCAGTCTTTGCTAATATCATGACCAACCTGAGCCGGTTGGCCGAGGAGATGATATTGTGGAGCAGTGAGGAATTCGGGTTTGTGGAACTGGATGACAGTTATGCATCCACGTCTTCAATAATGCCCCAGAAAAAGAACCCGGATACTGCCGAGCTGATGAGGGCAAAGACCGGAACTGTGGACGGATGCCTGATGTCTGTTCTCGCCATCACCAAAGCCCTGCCCATGAGTTATAACAGGGATCTGCAGGAAGTTACCACCCACCTGTGGCGGGCCGCCGCTGTCACCCTTGGTACCGTAAATATTGCATCTGGTATAATAAGTACCATGAAGATGAACAAAGATACACTATCAGCGTCTGCAAACACTGGTTTTTCCACTGCTACAGAACTGGCCGATACCATTGTCAGGACCACAGGGCTTCCGTTTCGGACCGCACACCAGATAGTGGGAACCATGGCAAAAGGCACCATACACACGCTGGAAGAGCTCGACAGGCTCAGTATGAAGATCATTGGCAAGAAACTGTCAGATGAAGGAATGGATGCCAAACTCTTTGAAGGGGCTCTTGATATAAAAGAGAATGTGAATCGACGGTCAGCAGTAGGCGGGCCTGCACCCCATGAAGTGAGCCGGATGATCAATGACAGGACTTATGTCCTTATGCAGGAAATTGACACGCTTATGGAGCATGTAAATGTTGTACAGGATGGTATGAAGCGGCTCGATGATGTGAAGCAGTCATACATGTGGAGATAGAACATGGTAATCGTTGAAGGTGACATTGTTTCAGCCAGGTGCGATGGCAATACTTACGAGGGGGTGCTGATGCCTTCTACTACCGGCAAAACGGTCGTGAAACTGAAAAACGGATATAATATCGGTCTTGAACCCGAAAATGTTACGCTGGAACTTATCGATAAGAAAAGTGAACTGAAAGGTCCGAAGATAGGACTGCCTGCCCCGGACCCTAAACTACCCAATATATCTATCCTTTCAACTGGCGGCACGATAGCGAGTAAGGTGGATTACCGCACAGGGGCCGTGACCAGCCAGTTCTCGGCAGAAGATATCCTGCTGGCCATCCCCGAACTTACCGAGATTGCCAATTACCATGCAAGGGTATGTTACAGTATCTTATCTGAGAACATGCGGCCCGAATACTGGGTGAAGCTTGCTGAGGAAGTGTACAATGAAATAAAAGCCGGTGCAGATGGTGTTATCATCACTCATGGCACTGATACCATGATGTACACGGCTGCAGCCATTGCTTTTATGGTCAAGACACCCGTACCCATAGTGTTCGTAGGCAGCCAGCGCAGTGCTGACCGTCCCAGCAGCGATAATGCCATGAACGCTATATGTGCGGCAAAAGTGGCGGTAAGTGATATTTCCGAGGTCACGGTGGTGATGCACGGGAGCACATCAGATGATTTCTGCCATATCCACAGGGGTGCAAAGGTCAGGAAGATGCATACCAGCAGGCGGGATGCGTTCAAGTCCATCAATGCAAGACCTGTGGGCAGGGTGGAATATCCTTCAGGAGAGATAGATACGTACCTGGACTATAAGCGGCGTGGCGAGCAGGAACTGTCTATCAATACCAATATCGAACCCAGGTGTACTCTTGTTAAATATACCACCGGCGCAAGTCCGGAGATGTTATTGTTCGCATCTGCCAACTACAAGGGCATAGTGCTGGAAGGTACGGGACTTGGGCATGTATCTACTGAATGGGTGCCGTATATTGAAAGAGCCACGCAGGCAGGAGTACCTGTGATTGTGACCAGCCAGTGTATCGATGGCAGGGTGTGCGACCGGGTGTATGATACCGGGCGGGACATCCTGAGGGCCGGTGCAATGGAGGGGGAGGATATGCTGCCGGAGGTGGCACTGGTGAAGTTGATGTGGGCGCTGGGGCAGACCGGTGATATTGATGAGGTCAAAAAGCTCATGTCTACTGATATGGCAGGTGAAATGACCAGGAGTTCCCGGACCTGGGGCGTTCATTCATAATACTTTTTGGAATTGGAGGGTTACCATGAACGACGAAACTAAAACACCAAAATTTATATTCAACTGCACAGAATGCGGGAAATGTTGCGAAAGGGACGTAATAATTTATATCGATGACATAAGGGACTGGATAGAACACGGATTGATGTATACAGTACTGCCTGTGCTGTCTATTGTGGGGGAATACGGGTCGGTCGCTATGCAGCTTGACAAGCAGACCCAGGATGAAAGGATTATCTGCGCCCTGTATGATCTTGAGAATAACTCCTGTACCCTGGAGGATAACAGGCCACTCTCCTGCCGCTCGTTCCCGCTGGGATATAATGGCAAGAATTACATTGTGGTGGATATGGACTGTCCGGGCCTGGGCCAGGGTAGTATGACCGCTGAACAACTGGCCCGTATGCGTGAGATTGCAAAATCGGATTATGAGAGCAAGCACCGGACCCAGGCAGTATTGCCAATGCTCCAGGCATTGTTCATCAAGCAGTTTTCCATGGAATCCCAGAAGGCTATGGAAAAATTGTCTCCTGAAAAGAGGGCTGAGCTTGAAAAGTTATTGAAGGAATAACAAGAAAGCATCATTCGGTCGGATGAACTGTTCTTGTGCGATCCGACCGTTCATACTGAAAGTAACTCCGCACGTCTTCGACAGGTATTGCTGAGGTTTGAAGATACATTAATAGTAACTGTGTGTGGACATAACATCAACAAACTTCCTTGCTATTATGTCCCAGGTACCTGCTCCTCTTGCCAGGGTGAAATCTCAGGCACAGGAACAAAAACAAATAATTTTTATAGATAACTGGTTCATGCGGTGTATTGTTTATGAAGACGTTAGACAGTGATGACAAAGGCATAGTAGAGCCAAACTCTGATGTGGTAGCAATGGTGCTAACAGTCATTGGTTTTATTATCTTTATCTCTCTTGTTGCCAATACCTATCATGTGTACCAGGAGAAGACGTATATTGCACAACATTATGACGATGCTGCCGGTCTGGCAGGGCTGCTCAGGAACGAGCCCCTGCTAACGGCACCAGGCAGGCCAGACCTGATAGATGCTGGCAGGGTTGAATCCCTGACACCTGGAGACATTGAATGGTTGAAGG
The ANME-2 cluster archaeon genome window above contains:
- the argH gene encoding argininosuccinate lyase translates to MNNILRRGRLNKDDPIVLSYLSSMDTDRHIFTADLLVDTAHVIMLAETGIISRDECTRILKGLESIKEEGFDKLDTSYEDIHISIEAKLIEMVGEETGGRMHSARSRNDEVATCIRLVLRNELLTLLHNLISFRKTILEIALENRETLIPGFTHLQHAQPTTLAHHLLAHHDALARDCQRVIGAYIRTNMSPLGSAAFASTGFDIDRERTRELLGFHGLVENSMDAVSTRDFIVESISVFANIMTNLSRLAEEMILWSSEEFGFVELDDSYASTSSIMPQKKNPDTAELMRAKTGTVDGCLMSVLAITKALPMSYNRDLQEVTTHLWRAAAVTLGTVNIASGIISTMKMNKDTLSASANTGFSTATELADTIVRTTGLPFRTAHQIVGTMAKGTIHTLEELDRLSMKIIGKKLSDEGMDAKLFEGALDIKENVNRRSAVGGPAPHEVSRMINDRTYVLMQEIDTLMEHVNVVQDGMKRLDDVKQSYMWR
- the gatD gene encoding Glu-tRNA(Gln) amidotransferase subunit GatD, with protein sequence MVIVEGDIVSARCDGNTYEGVLMPSTTGKTVVKLKNGYNIGLEPENVTLELIDKKSELKGPKIGLPAPDPKLPNISILSTGGTIASKVDYRTGAVTSQFSAEDILLAIPELTEIANYHARVCYSILSENMRPEYWVKLAEEVYNEIKAGADGVIITHGTDTMMYTAAAIAFMVKTPVPIVFVGSQRSADRPSSDNAMNAICAAKVAVSDISEVTVVMHGSTSDDFCHIHRGAKVRKMHTSRRDAFKSINARPVGRVEYPSGEIDTYLDYKRRGEQELSINTNIEPRCTLVKYTTGASPEMLLFASANYKGIVLEGTGLGHVSTEWVPYIERATQAGVPVIVTSQCIDGRVCDRVYDTGRDILRAGAMEGEDMLPEVALVKLMWALGQTGDIDEVKKLMSTDMAGEMTRSSRTWGVHS
- a CDS encoding YkgJ family cysteine cluster protein, whose amino-acid sequence is MNDETKTPKFIFNCTECGKCCERDVIIYIDDIRDWIEHGLMYTVLPVLSIVGEYGSVAMQLDKQTQDERIICALYDLENNSCTLEDNRPLSCRSFPLGYNGKNYIVVDMDCPGLGQGSMTAEQLARMREIAKSDYESKHRTQAVLPMLQALFIKQFSMESQKAMEKLSPEKRAELEKLLKE
- a CDS encoding DUF123 domain-containing protein, translating into ARYFPAGHYSYTGSARGTGGFARVIRHLGVAAGNNSTRHWHIDYLLPHTRPKGLVLSCGDSDIECDISKAIGHITRTVNGFGCSDCRCIAHLHFEKDFEKLFNIVTDAHKIINTIHKVYSF